In Bacillus sp. Cs-700, one genomic interval encodes:
- the rpsH gene encoding 30S ribosomal protein S8, with amino-acid sequence MVMTDPIADMLTRIRNANTVRHEKLELPASNSKRNIAEILKREGFVRDVEMIEDNKQGIIRIFLKYGSNNERVITGLKRISKPGLRVYAKADEVPRVLGGLGIALVSTSKGIMTDKEARQQQVGGEVLAYVW; translated from the coding sequence ATGGTCATGACTGATCCAATTGCAGATATGCTTACAAGAATTCGTAATGCGAACACAGTTCGCCACGAAAAACTAGAGTTGCCTGCATCGAATTCGAAAAGAAACATCGCTGAAATCCTCAAACGTGAAGGTTTTGTACGTGATGTTGAAATGATCGAAGACAACAAGCAAGGAATCATCCGTATCTTCTTGAAGTACGGTTCAAATAACGAACGCGTTATCACTGGATTAAAGCGAATCAGTAAACCTGGTCTTCGCGTATACGCTAAAGCAGACGAAGTACCTCGCGTACTTGGCGGCTTAGGAATCGCTCTTGTTTCTACTTCTAAAGGAATTATGACGGACAAAGAAGCTCGTCAACAGCAAGTAGGCGGAGAAGTTCTAGCGTACGTTTGGTAA
- the rplN gene encoding 50S ribosomal protein L14: MIQQESRLKSADNSGARELLCIKVLGGSGRKTANIGDVIVCSVKQATPGGVVKKGEVVRAVIVRSKSGVRRQDGSYIKFDENAAVVIRDDKGPRGTRIFGPVARELRDNQFMKIVSLAPEVL; this comes from the coding sequence ATGATTCAACAGGAATCTCGTTTGAAATCAGCTGACAACTCTGGTGCTCGTGAATTGCTTTGTATTAAAGTACTTGGTGGCTCTGGTCGCAAAACAGCTAACATCGGTGACGTAATTGTTTGTTCGGTGAAACAAGCAACACCTGGTGGCGTTGTTAAGAAGGGTGAAGTCGTAAGAGCTGTTATTGTACGCAGTAAATCTGGCGTTCGTCGTCAAGATGGTTCATACATCAAATTTGACGAAAACGCAGCGGTTGTTATCCGTGATGACAAAGGACCGCGCGGAACACGTATTTTCGGACCAGTTGCACGCGAACTACGCGACAACCAGTTTATGAAAATCGTTTCTCTAGCTCCAGAAGTTCTTTAA
- the rpsN gene encoding 30S ribosomal protein S14 codes for MAKKSMIAKQQRQAKFKVQEYTRCERCGRPHSVIRKFKLCRICFRELAHKGQIPGVKKASW; via the coding sequence GTGGCGAAAAAATCAATGATCGCGAAACAACAGCGTCAAGCTAAGTTTAAAGTTCAAGAATATACTCGTTGTGAACGTTGCGGACGTCCTCATTCAGTTATTCGTAAATTTAAACTATGCCGTATTTGTTTCCGGGAACTTGCACACAAAGGTCAAATCCCAGGCGTTAAAAAGGCTAGCTGGTAA
- the rplC gene encoding 50S ribosomal protein L3, translating to MTKGILGRKVGMTQVFADNGDIIPVTVIEAEPNVVLQKKVVDTDGYEAIQVGFADKKKSRFNKPEEGHATKASTTPKRFVKEIRNAEGSYEIGQEVKVDIFNEGDVVDVTGTSKGKGFQGAIKRHNQSRGPMTHGSRYHRRPGSMGPIDPMRVMKGKLLPGRMGGERVTVQNLEIVKVDVERNVILVKGNVPGAKKSYVTIQSAVKAKEAK from the coding sequence ATGACCAAAGGAATCTTAGGAAGAAAAGTAGGCATGACACAAGTCTTTGCTGACAACGGAGATATTATCCCGGTAACTGTAATTGAAGCAGAACCAAACGTTGTCCTTCAAAAGAAAGTTGTTGATACAGACGGCTATGAAGCAATCCAAGTTGGTTTTGCTGATAAGAAGAAGTCTCGCTTCAACAAGCCTGAGGAAGGCCATGCTACAAAAGCTAGCACGACACCTAAGCGCTTCGTGAAAGAAATTCGTAACGCAGAAGGTAGTTACGAAATTGGTCAGGAAGTCAAGGTTGATATCTTTAACGAAGGTGACGTAGTTGATGTAACTGGTACGTCTAAAGGGAAAGGTTTCCAAGGTGCGATTAAGCGCCACAACCAATCTCGCGGACCAATGACTCACGGTTCTCGTTATCACCGTCGTCCAGGTTCAATGGGACCTATCGATCCAATGCGTGTTATGAAAGGTAAACTTCTACCTGGTCGCATGGGTGGCGAACGTGTAACTGTACAAAACCTTGAGATCGTTAAAGTTGATGTAGAACGTAACGTAATTCTAGTAAAGGGTAACGTACCTGGAGCTAAGAAGAGCTACGTAACTATCCAAAGCGCGGTTAAAGCAAAAGAAGCTAAGTAA
- the rplB gene encoding 50S ribosomal protein L2 has protein sequence MAIKKYKPTTNGRRGMSVSDFAEITTDQPEKSLLAPLHKKGGRNNQGRLTVRHQGGGHKRKYRVIDFKRDKDGIPGRVATIEYDPNRSANIALINYADGEKRYILAPKGLKVGTEIMSGVEADIKVGNTLPLINIPVGTTIHNIELKPGRGGQLVRSAGAEAQLLGKEGRYVLVRLRSGETRMILSTCRATIGQVGNLEHELINIGKAGRSRWLGIRPTVRGSVMNPVDHPHGGGEGRAPIGRKSPMSPWGKPTLGFKTRKKNKDSDKYIVRRRKK, from the coding sequence ATGGCGATTAAAAAGTATAAACCGACCACAAACGGTCGTCGTGGTATGTCAGTATCTGACTTTGCTGAAATCACTACTGACCAACCGGAAAAATCGTTGCTTGCACCGCTTCACAAAAAAGGCGGACGTAACAACCAAGGTCGCTTGACTGTTCGTCACCAAGGTGGCGGTCATAAGCGTAAATACCGTGTTATCGACTTTAAACGAGACAAAGATGGAATACCAGGACGCGTTGCTACGATCGAATACGATCCGAACCGTTCTGCAAACATTGCTCTTATCAACTATGCTGATGGAGAGAAGCGTTACATTCTTGCTCCAAAAGGACTTAAAGTAGGAACTGAAATTATGTCTGGCGTTGAAGCTGACATTAAAGTAGGAAACACTCTTCCACTAATCAACATTCCAGTTGGTACAACAATTCATAACATTGAACTTAAGCCAGGCCGCGGCGGACAGCTTGTTCGTTCTGCTGGTGCAGAAGCTCAGCTTCTTGGTAAAGAAGGTAGATACGTACTAGTACGTCTTCGTTCTGGAGAAACTCGTATGATTCTTTCTACTTGCCGCGCTACTATCGGTCAGGTTGGAAACCTTGAACACGAGCTTATCAACATTGGTAAAGCTGGTCGTTCTCGCTGGTTGGGCATTCGTCCTACAGTTCGTGGTTCTGTAATGAACCCTGTTGATCACCCACACGGTGGTGGTGAAGGCCGTGCACCGATCGGACGTAAATCACCAATGTCACCTTGGGGCAAACCAACCCTTGGATTTAAGACTCGTAAGAAAAACAAAGACTCCGACAAGTACATTGTACGCCGTCGCAAAAAATAA
- the rplE gene encoding 50S ribosomal protein L5, translating to MNRFQEKYQNETKPALMEKFNYSSVMEVPKLDKIVINMGVGDAVQNPKALDTAVEELELISGQKPLITRAKKSIAGFKLREDMPIGAKVTLRGTRMFEFLDKLISVSLPRVRDFRGVSKKSFDGRGNYTLGIKEQLIFPEIDYDKVNKVRGMDIVIVTTANTDEESREMLTNLGMPFQK from the coding sequence ATGAATCGTTTCCAAGAAAAGTATCAAAATGAAACTAAACCTGCATTGATGGAGAAATTTAATTATTCCTCTGTTATGGAAGTTCCAAAACTTGATAAAATCGTAATCAACATGGGTGTTGGTGACGCTGTACAGAACCCGAAAGCTCTTGATACAGCTGTTGAGGAACTTGAGTTGATCTCAGGTCAAAAACCACTAATCACACGTGCTAAGAAGTCTATCGCAGGCTTTAAGCTTCGTGAAGATATGCCAATTGGTGCAAAAGTTACTTTGCGCGGCACTCGTATGTTTGAATTCCTAGACAAACTAATTTCTGTATCACTTCCACGTGTACGTGACTTCAGAGGTGTGTCTAAGAAATCATTCGACGGCCGTGGTAACTACACACTTGGTATTAAAGAGCAGTTGATTTTCCCTGAAATTGATTACGATAAAGTAAATAAAGTACGCGGAATGGACATCGTTATCGTAACAACAGCTAATACGGACGAAGAGAGCCGTGAAATGTTGACTAACCTAGGTATGCCATTTCAAAAGTAA
- the rpsQ gene encoding 30S ribosomal protein S17 has product MSERNNRKEYTGRVVSDKMDKTITVLVETYKMHPLYGKRVKYSKKLKAHDENNTAKINDVVTIMETRPLSKDKRFRLMEVVVEAVII; this is encoded by the coding sequence ATGAGCGAACGCAATAATCGCAAAGAATACACTGGGCGTGTTGTCTCTGACAAAATGGATAAGACAATTACTGTTTTAGTTGAGACTTACAAAATGCATCCTTTATACGGTAAGCGTGTTAAGTATTCTAAAAAGCTAAAAGCACATGACGAAAACAACACTGCAAAAATCAACGACGTGGTAACTATTATGGAAACTCGTCCACTTTCTAAAGATAAGCGTTTCCGTCTTATGGAAGTAGTTGTAGAAGCAGTTATTATCTAA
- the rplX gene encoding 50S ribosomal protein L24, protein MHVKKGDKVKVISGKDKGKQGVILEAYPKKDRVIVEGVNLVKKHSKPSQANPQGGIIEQEAAIHVSNVMALDPKSGEPTRVGYKVDNGKKVRISKKSGEVLDK, encoded by the coding sequence ATGCACGTAAAAAAGGGAGATAAAGTAAAAGTTATTTCTGGTAAGGATAAAGGTAAACAAGGTGTGATCCTTGAAGCTTACCCGAAAAAAGATAGAGTTATCGTTGAAGGTGTAAACCTTGTTAAGAAACACTCAAAACCATCCCAGGCTAATCCTCAAGGTGGAATTATTGAGCAGGAAGCAGCGATTCACGTTTCTAACGTAATGGCGCTTGATCCGAAGTCTGGTGAACCTACTCGCGTTGGATACAAAGTAGACAACGGGAAAAAAGTTCGTATCTCAAAAAAATCCGGTGAAGTACTCGATAAGTAG
- the rpsS gene encoding 30S ribosomal protein S19 produces the protein MGRSLKKGPFVDDHLMKKVEDLNEKSDKKVIKTWSRRSTVFPEFIGHTFAVYDGRKHVPVYVTEDMVGHKLGEFAPTRTYRGHAADDKKTRR, from the coding sequence ATGGGTCGTAGTTTGAAAAAAGGACCTTTTGTCGACGATCATTTAATGAAAAAGGTCGAAGACTTAAATGAAAAGAGCGACAAAAAAGTTATTAAAACTTGGTCTCGTCGTTCAACAGTATTCCCAGAATTTATTGGACACACTTTTGCAGTATATGATGGACGCAAGCACGTACCGGTTTATGTTACAGAAGACATGGTCGGCCACAAGCTTGGTGAATTTGCTCCAACTCGCACATATCGCGGGCATGCTGCAGATGACAAAAAAACTAGACGTTAA
- the rplP gene encoding 50S ribosomal protein L16 encodes MLLPKRVKYRREHRGKMRGRAKGGTEVAFGEYGLQALEASWITNRQIEAARIAMTRYMKRGGKVWIKIFPSKPYTAKPLEVRMGSGKGAPEGWVAVVKPGKICFEIAGVSEEVAREALRLASHKLPIKTKFVKREEVGGDTNES; translated from the coding sequence ATGTTGTTACCTAAACGTGTTAAATACCGCAGAGAACATCGCGGAAAAATGCGCGGACGTGCTAAAGGTGGCACTGAAGTAGCATTCGGCGAATACGGTCTACAAGCTCTTGAAGCTAGCTGGATCACTAACCGTCAAATCGAGGCAGCTCGTATTGCTATGACTCGTTACATGAAACGTGGCGGTAAAGTTTGGATTAAAATTTTCCCATCAAAGCCTTACACTGCTAAACCACTTGAAGTACGAATGGGTTCCGGTAAAGGTGCTCCTGAAGGCTGGGTAGCTGTAGTAAAGCCAGGGAAAATCTGTTTCGAAATTGCAGGCGTATCTGAAGAAGTAGCGCGCGAAGCACTTCGCCTTGCTTCTCACAAATTGCCTATTAAAACTAAGTTCGTAAAACGCGAAGAAGTGGGTGGTGACACAAATGAAAGCTGA
- the rplV gene encoding 50S ribosomal protein L22: MQAKAVAKHVRIAPRKARLVVDLIRGKQVGEAIAILRNTNKAASPVVEKVLNSAIANAEHNLELEPNNLTVSQVFVDEGVTMKRFRPRAMGRASRINKRTSHITVVVSEKKEG; the protein is encoded by the coding sequence ATGCAAGCTAAAGCTGTTGCAAAACACGTGCGTATTGCTCCTCGTAAAGCACGCTTAGTCGTAGATCTCATTCGAGGAAAGCAAGTCGGTGAAGCTATTGCGATTTTGCGCAACACAAACAAAGCTGCTTCTCCAGTAGTTGAGAAAGTGCTTAACTCTGCGATCGCTAATGCAGAGCACAATCTTGAGTTAGAACCGAACAATCTTACGGTTTCTCAAGTGTTTGTGGACGAAGGAGTAACAATGAAACGTTTCCGCCCACGTGCTATGGGTAGAGCTAGCCGCATCAACAAGCGCACTAGCCACATCACAGTCGTGGTATCAGAAAAGAAGGAGGGATAA
- the rplW gene encoding 50S ribosomal protein L23, with the protein MNARDIIKRPVITEATTDVMADKKYTFEVDTRANKTQIKSALEEIFGVKVAGVNTQNYMGKKKRVGRHSGFTPRRKKAIVTLTPESKELDFFEGV; encoded by the coding sequence ATGAACGCTCGTGATATCATCAAGCGCCCCGTTATTACTGAAGCTACTACAGACGTAATGGCAGACAAAAAGTATACTTTCGAAGTAGATACTCGTGCTAACAAAACTCAAATCAAGAGTGCTCTTGAAGAAATTTTCGGAGTTAAAGTTGCTGGAGTAAATACTCAGAACTATATGGGTAAAAAGAAACGTGTTGGCCGCCACAGCGGATTTACACCACGTCGCAAAAAAGCTATCGTGACGCTTACACCAGAAAGCAAAGAATTGGACTTCTTTGAAGGCGTCTAA
- the rpsJ gene encoding 30S ribosomal protein S10: MAKQKIRIRLKAYDHRILDQSAEKIVETAKRSGAQVSGPIPLPTEKSVYTILRAVHKYKDSREQFEMRTHKRLIDIIEPTPQTVDSLMRLDLPSGVDIEIKL, from the coding sequence ATGGCAAAGCAAAAGATTCGTATTCGTTTAAAAGCATATGATCACCGTATTCTAGATCAGTCTGCTGAGAAAATCGTAGAAACAGCAAAACGTTCAGGTGCACAAGTATCCGGACCGATCCCGTTGCCGACGGAAAAATCTGTTTACACAATTCTACGTGCTGTACACAAGTACAAAGATTCTCGTGAGCAGTTTGAAATGCGTACGCATAAGCGTCTAATTGACATCATCGAGCCTACACCACAAACGGTTGACTCGTTAATGCGTTTGGACCTACCGTCTGGCGTTGACATTGAAATTAAACTTTAA
- the tuf gene encoding elongation factor Tu, with the protein MSKEKFDRSKPHVNIGTVGHVDHGKTTLTAAITSVLHKRSGSGTAMAYDQIDGAPEERERGITISTAHVEYETENRHYAHVDCPGHADYVKNMITGAAQMDGGILVVSAADGPMPQTREHILLSRQVGVPTLVVFLNKCDMVDDEELLELVEMEVRDLLSEYDFDGDDVPVIKGSALKALEGDADYEAKIFELMDAVDEYIPTPTRDTDKPFMMPVEDVFSITGRGTVATGRVERGQIKVGDEVEILGLAEENKKTTVTGVEMFRKLLDYAEAGDNIGALLRGVSRDDIQRGQVLVKPGTVKAHTKFQAEVYVLSKEEGGRHTPFFANYRPQFYFRTTDVTGTIALPEGVEMVMPGDNIEMTVELIAPIAIEDGTKFSIREGGRTVGAGVVATITE; encoded by the coding sequence ATGTCTAAAGAAAAATTCGACCGCTCCAAGCCCCACGTTAACATTGGTACAGTTGGACACGTTGACCATGGTAAAACTACTCTAACAGCTGCGATCACTTCAGTGCTTCACAAGCGTTCTGGTAGCGGTACTGCTATGGCTTACGACCAAATCGATGGTGCTCCTGAAGAGCGCGAACGTGGAATCACAATCTCAACTGCACACGTTGAGTATGAAACTGAAAACCGTCACTATGCACACGTTGACTGCCCAGGTCACGCTGACTATGTTAAAAACATGATCACTGGTGCTGCACAAATGGACGGAGGAATCCTAGTAGTTTCTGCTGCTGACGGTCCAATGCCACAAACTCGTGAGCACATCCTTCTCTCTCGTCAAGTTGGTGTACCTACTCTTGTTGTATTCTTGAACAAGTGTGACATGGTTGACGACGAAGAACTACTTGAACTAGTTGAAATGGAAGTTCGTGATCTTCTTTCTGAATACGACTTCGATGGCGACGATGTTCCAGTAATCAAAGGTTCTGCACTTAAAGCTCTAGAAGGCGACGCTGACTACGAAGCGAAAATCTTCGAACTTATGGATGCAGTTGATGAGTATATCCCAACTCCAACACGTGACACTGACAAGCCATTCATGATGCCAGTTGAGGACGTATTCTCAATCACTGGTCGTGGTACTGTAGCAACAGGCCGTGTTGAGCGTGGACAAATCAAAGTTGGTGACGAAGTTGAAATTCTTGGTCTTGCTGAAGAGAACAAGAAGACAACAGTTACTGGTGTTGAAATGTTCCGTAAGCTTCTTGATTATGCTGAAGCTGGTGACAACATTGGTGCACTTCTTCGTGGTGTATCCCGCGATGACATTCAGCGTGGACAAGTTCTTGTTAAGCCAGGAACTGTAAAAGCTCACACTAAGTTCCAAGCTGAAGTTTACGTTCTTTCTAAAGAAGAGGGTGGACGTCACACTCCATTCTTCGCTAACTACCGTCCTCAGTTCTACTTCCGTACAACTGATGTAACAGGTACAATTGCACTTCCTGAAGGCGTTGAAATGGTTATGCCTGGAGACAACATCGAAATGACAGTTGAACTTATCGCTCCAATCGCTATCGAAGATGGAACTAAGTTCTCTATCCGTGAAGGTGGACGTACTGTAGGCGCAGGCGTTGTAGCAACAATCACTGAGTAA
- the rplD gene encoding 50S ribosomal protein L4: protein MPKVTMFNQTGAQVGDIELAEAIFGIEPNESVMYDAVIMQQASLRQGNHDVKNRSEVRGGGAKPWRQKGTGRARQGSIRSPQWVGGGVVFGPTPRSYSYKLPKKVRRLAIRSALSSKVQTEDMVIVDSISFDAPKTKEMKSVLSSLSAEKKALIVTGDYNEAVALSARNIPGVTVVTTAGLNILDVLKADKLVMTKDAVEKVEEVLA, encoded by the coding sequence GTGCCTAAAGTAACAATGTTCAACCAAACCGGAGCACAAGTCGGCGACATCGAACTCGCTGAAGCAATCTTCGGGATCGAACCAAACGAAAGTGTTATGTATGATGCGGTTATCATGCAGCAAGCATCTTTGCGTCAAGGTAACCATGACGTAAAAAATCGTTCAGAAGTACGCGGTGGTGGAGCTAAACCATGGCGCCAAAAAGGAACAGGTCGTGCTCGTCAGGGCTCAATCCGTTCACCACAATGGGTTGGCGGTGGAGTAGTATTTGGTCCAACACCAAGAAGCTATTCTTACAAGCTACCTAAAAAAGTTCGCCGTTTGGCAATCCGTTCTGCTTTGTCTTCTAAAGTACAAACAGAGGATATGGTCATCGTGGACAGCATTTCTTTTGATGCTCCAAAAACAAAAGAAATGAAATCAGTATTATCAAGCCTATCTGCAGAGAAAAAGGCGCTTATCGTTACAGGAGACTATAACGAAGCAGTTGCATTATCTGCACGCAATATTCCTGGTGTTACTGTTGTAACTACAGCTGGACTTAACATCCTTGATGTCCTTAAAGCTGACAAACTAGTTATGACAAAAGACGCTGTGGAAAAAGTAGAGGAGGTGCTAGCGTAA
- the fusA gene encoding elongation factor G, with protein MAREFSLRDTRNIGIMAHIDAGKTTTTERILFYSGRIHKIGETHEGGSQMDWMEQEQERGITITSAATTAQWKDHRVNIIDTPGHVDFTVEVERSLRVLDGAVAVLDAQSGVEPQTETVWRQATNYGVPRIVFINKMDKLGADFLYSTGTLNERLQANAHPVQLPIGAEDEFEGIIDLITMEAFYYLDDLGSRTESREIPAEYKEQAEEYRTKLIEAVAELEEDLMMKYLEGEELTVEEIKAAIRKGTCNVEFYPVLCGSAFKNKGVQLVLDAVLDFLPSPLDVPAIKGHLKDSEEEVIRTADDNGPFSALAFKVMTDPYVGKLTFFRVYSGTLSSGSYVKNSTKDKRERVGRILQMHANSREEISTVYAGDIAAAVGLKDTSTGDTLCDEKDTVILESMDFPDPVISVAIEPKTKSDQDKMSVALAKLAEEDPTFKTETNEETGQTIISGMGELHLDIIVDRLRREFKVEATVGAPQVAYRESIRKAGKVEGKFVRQSGGRGQFGHVWVEFEPNEEGAGFEFENKIVGGVVPREYIPAVEAGLRDSMANGLLAGYPLIDVKARLVDGSYHDVDSNEMAFKIAASMALKKAKTVCDPALLEPMMKVEVVVPEEYMGDIMGDVTSRRGRVEGMTARGNAQVINAFVPLSEMFGYATTLRSRTQGRGTYTMTFDHYEQVPKSISEEIIKKATGE; from the coding sequence ATGGCAAGAGAATTCTCCTTAAGAGATACACGTAATATCGGTATCATGGCTCACATCGATGCTGGTAAAACAACAACTACTGAGCGTATTCTTTTCTACTCAGGGCGTATCCACAAAATTGGTGAAACTCACGAAGGTGGATCACAGATGGACTGGATGGAGCAGGAGCAAGAACGTGGAATCACGATCACTTCTGCTGCTACCACTGCCCAGTGGAAAGATCACCGTGTTAACATCATTGACACGCCTGGTCACGTAGACTTCACAGTAGAAGTTGAGCGTTCATTGCGTGTATTGGATGGAGCAGTTGCAGTACTTGATGCACAATCTGGTGTTGAACCACAAACAGAAACTGTTTGGCGTCAAGCTACTAACTACGGCGTACCTCGTATTGTATTCATTAACAAAATGGATAAACTAGGAGCAGACTTCCTTTACTCTACAGGTACACTAAATGAGCGTCTACAAGCTAACGCGCACCCTGTTCAGCTACCAATCGGTGCTGAAGATGAATTCGAAGGAATCATTGATCTTATCACAATGGAAGCTTTCTATTATCTTGATGATCTTGGTTCACGTACTGAATCACGCGAAATTCCTGCTGAATACAAGGAACAAGCTGAAGAGTACCGTACGAAGCTTATCGAGGCTGTCGCTGAACTTGAAGAAGACCTCATGATGAAATATCTTGAAGGTGAAGAACTAACAGTTGAAGAAATCAAAGCTGCAATCCGTAAAGGAACTTGTAACGTTGAATTCTATCCTGTACTTTGTGGTTCTGCATTTAAGAACAAAGGCGTTCAGCTTGTTCTTGATGCTGTACTTGACTTCCTACCTTCACCACTTGATGTACCAGCAATTAAAGGTCATCTAAAAGACTCTGAAGAAGAAGTAATCCGTACTGCTGACGATAATGGTCCTTTCTCTGCACTTGCATTTAAAGTAATGACTGACCCTTACGTTGGTAAGCTTACATTCTTCCGTGTTTACTCAGGAACGCTTTCTTCTGGTTCTTATGTTAAGAACTCGACAAAAGACAAGCGTGAACGTGTTGGTCGTATCCTTCAGATGCACGCTAACTCTCGTGAAGAAATCTCTACTGTATATGCAGGAGATATTGCAGCGGCAGTTGGTTTGAAAGATACTTCTACTGGTGATACTCTATGTGATGAAAAGGATACAGTTATCCTTGAATCTATGGACTTCCCAGATCCGGTTATTTCAGTAGCAATCGAGCCGAAGACTAAGAGTGACCAGGATAAAATGTCCGTAGCTCTAGCTAAGCTTGCTGAAGAGGATCCAACTTTCAAAACTGAAACAAACGAAGAAACTGGACAAACGATTATTTCTGGAATGGGTGAACTTCACCTTGATATTATCGTTGACCGTTTACGTCGTGAGTTTAAAGTTGAAGCAACAGTTGGTGCACCTCAGGTTGCATACCGCGAATCAATCCGTAAAGCTGGTAAGGTTGAAGGTAAATTCGTACGTCAATCCGGTGGTCGTGGACAATTCGGACACGTATGGGTTGAATTTGAACCTAACGAAGAAGGCGCAGGATTTGAGTTTGAAAACAAAATTGTCGGTGGTGTTGTTCCTCGTGAATACATCCCTGCAGTTGAAGCAGGTCTTCGCGATTCAATGGCAAATGGTCTCCTTGCAGGCTATCCACTAATCGACGTAAAAGCTCGTCTTGTTGATGGATCTTACCATGACGTTGACTCCAACGAAATGGCATTTAAGATCGCAGCATCTATGGCTTTGAAAAAAGCTAAAACTGTCTGTGACCCAGCTCTTCTTGAGCCTATGATGAAAGTTGAAGTTGTAGTGCCAGAAGAATATATGGGAGACATCATGGGCGACGTAACTAGCCGTCGTGGACGTGTTGAAGGTATGACTGCACGCGGAAACGCTCAAGTTATTAACGCATTCGTTCCACTATCAGAAATGTTTGGTTATGCAACAACACTTCGTTCTCGTACGCAAGGTCGTGGTACTTACACGATGACTTTCGATCATTACGAGCAAGTGCCTAAATCAATTTCTGAAGAAATCATTAAAAAAGCTACAGGCGAATAA
- the rpmC gene encoding 50S ribosomal protein L29, whose product MKAEEIRNLTTAEIEQKAKSFKEELFNLRFQLATGQLENPARIREVRKSIARANTVLRERELGITNG is encoded by the coding sequence ATGAAAGCTGAGGAAATTCGTAACTTGACCACTGCCGAAATCGAGCAGAAAGCGAAATCTTTTAAAGAAGAACTTTTCAATCTTCGCTTTCAACTTGCTACAGGTCAACTGGAAAACCCAGCCCGCATTCGTGAAGTCCGTAAATCAATCGCTCGCGCAAACACTGTTTTGCGTGAAAGAGAGTTAGGAATCACAAACGGTTAA
- the rpsC gene encoding 30S ribosomal protein S3, whose amino-acid sequence MGQKINPVGLRIGVIRDWESKWYADKDYANLLHEDIKIREYIEKRLKDASVSAVEIERAANRVNVTVKTAKPGMVIGKGGSEVESLRKSLAELTGKKVHVNIFEIKQADVDATLVADNIARQLENRVSFRRAMKQTIQRAMRSGAKGIKTQVSGRLNGADIARSESYSEGTVPLHTLRADIDYGTAEADTTYGKLGVKIWIYRGEVLPTKGTQKEEGGK is encoded by the coding sequence GTGGGTCAGAAAATTAATCCGGTAGGACTTCGAATTGGTGTCATTCGTGATTGGGAGTCTAAATGGTACGCAGACAAAGATTACGCTAACCTTTTACACGAAGATATTAAAATTCGTGAATATATTGAAAAACGTTTGAAAGATGCATCTGTTTCAGCTGTTGAAATCGAACGTGCAGCAAACCGAGTGAATGTAACAGTGAAAACTGCTAAGCCTGGTATGGTAATCGGTAAAGGTGGTTCTGAAGTTGAGTCTCTTCGTAAGTCTCTCGCGGAACTAACAGGTAAGAAAGTTCACGTTAACATTTTCGAAATTAAACAAGCTGACGTCGACGCAACTCTAGTTGCTGATAACATCGCTCGTCAACTTGAAAACCGAGTTTCATTCCGTCGCGCTATGAAGCAAACAATTCAACGCGCTATGAGATCTGGAGCTAAAGGTATTAAAACGCAAGTATCCGGCCGTCTAAACGGTGCTGATATTGCTCGTTCTGAATCATACAGTGAAGGTACTGTACCTCTTCACACACTTCGTGCTGACATCGATTATGGTACTGCAGAAGCAGATACTACTTACGGTAAGCTTGGTGTGAAGATTTGGATCTATCGTGGTGAAGTCCTTCCAACGAAAGGAACGCAAAAAGAGGAAGGGGGAAAATAA